The sequence below is a genomic window from Phycisphaerae bacterium.
GCGGTGATCGAGCGGAATCTGGGGGCGTTTGGAGAAACGCTCCAGGAGGAGACTGACAGCGGACAGCAAGGATTCGGCGGAGGGTCGTTCTGACATGAAAGGCCCCAAGAGCAACAAGGAAGTGATCGCGGGCGTCACGCTTCTCGCGGATCGCGCCCTGGCGAAAGCGGGCCGGGGCTACCGCGCGGCGATGATCGATCCGCTGCTGGAGGCGATCGGCGAGGCGAAGAGCTTCGAAGGCGCACGGCAGCGACTGAGTGCCGCCCTGGTCAAGCGCATGGACGCCGCGCCGGTGGAAGAGGCGCTGAGCGCCTCCGGCGTGCAGGCGGGAATGATTGGCGACGTCGCTGCACGGCCCGTGCAGCAACATCGCAGGCAACGGGCAACGGGCAACGGGCAACAGGAAGAAGGCACGAAGCCCGGCAAGCCGGGTCTGCGTGGAAGAGAAGACTAATGCCGATCAGCGTGCTCACGGAAGAGGACTTCAAGTCGTTCTCGCATGACGAGGCGCGGCGGCGGTTCGCGCGGAAGACGCCGCTCTCCGCCGGCGACTTCGAGGAACTCTCCGTGCGCCAGCGCCGAACGGCCTTCCGTATCGCGACGGTACACAAGGCGGTGATCGTGCAGATGGCCCGCGACGAGCTCGAAAAAGCCATCGCCGAGGGGCGCAGCTTCGCGGAATTTCGCGAGCGACTCTATGCCCTGCTGGACACCAAGGGGCTGCCGCGACCGGCGATCAGCCGACTTCGCCTGGCCTTCCATCAGAACACCATGCAGGCCTACAGCGATTCGCGCCGCGCGGTGCTCGACGATCCGGACATCGCCGCCGCGTTCCCCTTCCGGCAGTACTGGACGGTGGGCAACGGCGTGCCGGGCGTGCGCAACGTGCGCGAGGACCACGCCGTCCTCCACGGCAAGATCTTCCGCTGGAACGATCCCTTCTGGGACCGCTTCACGCCGCCGTGGGACTTCGGCTGCCGCTGCACGACGGCGGCGCTGACCGAAGGTCAGTTCCGCGCAACGGGACAGACGCTGTGGACCTTCTCCGGCGGGCGCGTGCGGCCGGTCAGTGACAAGCGGGCCAAGCCCTTCCGGCTGAAACCCAACGCGAACTACGAATCGTCGCGGCGCGGCGATCTGCTGACGCGACTGGATGAGGACCTGAGAGAGGCAATAGGCAATGGGCAATAGGCAACAACAAGAAGGCACGAAGGCACGGAGGCACGCCCGGCAGGCCGGGTTTGTTGGAGGCACGAAGCAGAGCGCGGAGTGCGTCAAGGGCGGGCAGTGGGAGTACGTCTTCTGCGGCGGACTGGAAATCGGCCGGGAACTCGGCGCGGAGAAGCTGGTCGAGGTGATGCTTCTTCCGGACGGACTCGTGGCCTCGATGCGCGGGGAGATGCTGCTGGACGCTACGGCCTGGCGGGAGATCGAGAAGCAGTTCGCCGAGCTATCCGCGCGCGGGCCGGTGGTCTTCGATTACGAGCACCAGTCGCTGGGGCGCCTGGACGAAGACGAGGACTTCTCCTCGCCGGACGGAACCGCTCCGGCGGCGGGATGGATCCATGCACTGCGCTACGAGACGGGACGCGGCCTGATGGCCCGCGTGGAGTGGAACGAGCGGGCGAGAACGCTCATCCGCGACGGCGAGTACCGCTACGTTTCGCCCGTCACCGTCGTGCGCAAAAGCGACCGGCGCGTCGTCGGCATCCTGTCGGCGGCGCTGACCAATACACCGGCGATCCGCCGGCCCATGGAGAGACTGGCGGCCAAGCAACAACCACGGAAGGAGACGAGAGCTATGGCGGAAGAACCAATGGGGGCGGACCCCATGCTGAAGGTGGGACAGATCCTCTCCAAGTTGGGGATCGAGGCGAGCGAGGTGTCGGACATCAACTCGGCACTCGATGCCATTCTCAGCAAGCTGGGATCGGGCGTGGAGGGCGAGGAGGCCAAGGCCGAGCAGGAGACGGCCAACAGTGCCCGCAAGGCGCTGGGGCTGAAGGCGGACGCCGGAGCCGACGCGGTGGCCCTGGCGATCAAGCAACTCAAAGACGTATCGAGCGGGTCGAACGCGGAGGTCAAGGCCCTGCGTGACAAGGTCACGGCACTGGAAACGGAATCCCGCGACCGCCAGGCCCGCGACCTGGTGGACAAGTACGTCAAGGAGCGGAAGCTCAACCCCAACGACCGCGAGCGGATGGAGAAGGCCCTGAAGCTGGCCCGGGAGAATCCCACACAGTTCGAGGAAGTCATGGCCCTGACGGACAGCTTCCCCGCGCCGCCCAGGGGCCAGACGCAGCCGCCGGCGGGCGGAGCGCCGGGGGGCAAGGCGAAGGAGGACGAGCTCATCGCCAAGGCGCTCAAGGAGCACAAGAACGACCACGCGGAGGCCATGACGGCGCTTCAGGTCGAGCTCCGCAGGCCGTTCCTTGAGCAGGGCTTCACCAGCGCCAAGGCCAACGAGATCTGCCGCGAACAGTACCCGAAGATCTTCTCGCTGTAGGGGCAAGGACGCCCGCCGCGACGGGCACGAACGTGAGTCATCAATCGGAGTGCAAAGATGCTTCAAAAGAACGTCATGCTGCGAAGGAGCTTTGTCGCCGGCGGCGCGATCGCGGAAGGCGCGATCGTCAAGTTCGGCAGCGACGACGACTCGGTCGTCGTGGCCACGGCGGCGACGGACCTGCTCATCGGCGTGGCCTCGCACGACGCCGCCTCCGGCGAGCGTGTGGAGGTGGACCTGGTGGGCATCACCTACGTGAAACTCGGCGGAAATGTCACGCGGGGCAACGACATCACCGCGACCACGGCCGGGGCGGGCATCGCCCTGGCGGCGGCGGCGACGATCAAGTCCAGCGTAGGCAAGGCCATGGCCAGCGGATCCTCGGGCGATCTCTGCCCGGTCATGCTGGGGCTGTGGTCGGCCGTGACGGCGTAACGAAAACGCTGACGGCACGAAGACAAGCGGCGCGGCACGGAAGCCGGCGCTCGATCCATCGAAGGGAGTCCATCGAACATGCCTCAACCAACTGATCTTTCGTTCTCGCCCGCGCTGACCAAGATCGCGGTCGAGTACCAGAACCGGCGGCTGATCGCCGACCAGGTGTTGCCGCTGATGCCCCACTCAGCCAAGAGCGGCAAGTTCAAGAGTTACGACCAGTACCCGCAGTTCGACATCGAGGGCGGGCTGCTGGGTCCGAACGGCCAGGCGGACGAGATTGAATACAAGGTCTCCGAGACCGAGTTCGCCATGGACGACTACGGACTCAAGGGCTGGGTCTCCCAGCAGGAGATCAACAACGCGGAAGCGCCCATGAAGCCCATGGCGGACATGACGCGCAAGGTGACGGAGAAGACTCTGCGACTGCGCGAGCGGCGCGTGGCCCTGGCGGTGCTGAACGCCAGCAATTACGCCGCGGGCAACCAGGTGGACGTGGCTGGAGGGTGGACCACGACCACCACGGATGCCTGGGGAGCGCTGCTGACGGGCCTCGACGCCTGCGCGGAATACCCCAACGTCATGGTCATGGACCTGGCGACGTTTCGGAAATTGCAGGTCAATCAGACGATCCTGGCGGCCATCAAGGGCACGCTGGCGCCGCAGTTCATCGAGCAGACGCAGGGGCCGGCGAAGACGGCGTCGGCGTTTATTCCGGACTCGGTGTTCTGTCCCGCGCTGGCCCAGGCCCTGGGGCTGGATCGCGTGGTGATCGGCGGCGCCAAGTACGCCACGAGCAAGCGCGGGCAGACGCTCACCAAGGCCGCGATCTGGGACCTGCCCAACGCAGGAAAGGGTGGGGCCGCGTTTCTGCGGGTGGCCCAGGACCAGGTGGCGGATGTCGTGTGGGGCATGCACCTC
It includes:
- a CDS encoding DUF2190 family protein, whose protein sequence is MLQKNVMLRRSFVAGGAIAEGAIVKFGSDDDSVVVATAATDLLIGVASHDAASGERVEVDLVGITYVKLGGNVTRGNDITATTAGAGIALAAAATIKSSVGKAMASGSSGDLCPVMLGLWSAVTA